Within the Sarcophilus harrisii chromosome 2, mSarHar1.11, whole genome shotgun sequence genome, the region CAAATTCAATAATCATCAATTAAAAACGTCAAGACGATGAAGGACAGACACAAGAAAGTAGGAACCTGTGCCCCACGGGGTCTGTCTGCAAAAGAAACAGATGTGGGGGAATCCTTTGGGTCCTCACGGGGACGCAATTAAAAGGACTGACAAGTCACCGTTTACCCGTTCCCTTTATCGGGAGACAAGCTCAGTGGGATCCTTGCATCAACCAAGAGCATGAAGCTAGAAGAAAGTCCTTCGCTAATGTGAGAGAAATGAAAGCTAGGGATGAAAATCACCCCCATGGAAAATGGGGTCAAGCCCAGCAGGAGCCTGGTCAAAGCCATGGCAAAGGAACTGATCGGGGagcagggaagaagggagaggggccTCTGTCTCTGCTGTTCTTGACCAGGGGATGGCTCATATGAGTCCTGGCAGTGCCCCCCACATCAATAGCATTTGATGGTCCCATCTGTGTGGGGCCTGAGGAGCCCAGCAGAAAGCATCGCACACCTAAGTCTTTCAGGGGGTCCCCATGACGGGAAGAACAAGGGTTTTCATCCCTGAGGAGCTGTAAGTGACTCTTCGCCCCTGAGTCTCCCTGGCCCCTAGCCCCTCATCCTCTGGAATCGCCATGGAATCGAGGGAGCCCGAGCTTCTAGTTGGAAGGATGTTTGTACCAACAGGCTACCATGACATCACTGGGTAAATACTTATTCTGAAGCTCATTAAGTCTGACTGGCTAAAGAATCCCAAATAAGGAGAGAAACAGCACAAGGGAGGGCTCCCATGAGCTGGTGTAAGAAACCAGCCCTGGAGCTTTTCAGGGTCCTCAAACCtcgaggggaaaaaaagtaagaatggcCCCAAGTGATGCGGACTTGAAGAGGATCCTCCATTGCCTTTCACAACAAGGCAGCTGTTCCCTACATCCCCTTTGCAAAGGCTTCATTAGTCAGTGTCCCCTTCTCGTGCCTCCCTTGTGACTGTAGGCCCAATCCAGGGGTTTCCGAGCCCTTTGTCAAAACTATTCAGCAGCTTTCTTGCCTGGACTGTGATGCAGGGAAGGATCTGGAGGCAGGGCCCTGATTCTGGGACGCcagcaaaaaaaagaagctaatgTGAGGCTGGATGGGCAGGGCCAAAGAGGCCAAAAGCAGATTGGCTGGTGGGCCACGGAGAGAAGGCTGCCGGAGGCCTGGGAGCTCAGGTGGCGATGGGCCGGCCTCATGTGGacagatgaaaaggggaaagaagcgCAGCCAGGTGGGAGGGAGAGTCGGCTGGCCCGGGCCCCCTCCTTAAACGGAGGTTTGGGGAGGAGCTCCCCACTTCTCCCATCAGAGGGCTCACCATCACTCCTCCCTCCGCTACCAGCCCAGAGCTCCGCACTTCCTCAGCCAAACTCCGGAAGATGAGCTTCTCATTCCCTCCACTTGCCCCGCTCACCCTTTTGCAAGCTGGCCCTCTTATCCCCACTTGGCTGAAACCGCTCTCTCCAAAGGAACCTCTTAGCCGCTCAAAGATCACAAGTCTCTTCTCCGGCCAATCCGATGGCCGGTCTGGGTCGCTGGCCCCGCTGAGCACTTCTCTTCCCAGTTACTTTTAAATTCCTGTCTCCAGGTCCTCCTACCTAGCTTGTTACTTCTGATCAGCTCCTGAATCCGCCCGCTTCTCTCTGCTCACACGGCCCCTCCCCCAGCCTGGCTGGGCTCCATGGCCAGGATGGCACATCACAATTGGCCCCAAGCTGCCCTTCCAGCCTCCCTGGAGGGGGCCAGCCCAACTCCCCGGCTCGCTCTCCTCCCCCTCTGTTCTGgagtccctctcttccttcaaaagGCAGCCCCTGCCCCGTGGAGCTGGTTCTGAGCTTATTTCTAGCGCCCGCCCGCCCTTCCCAGGCGCTCTGGGATAAGGGACTTTCtgattcttttggttttgtctgACACAACAGGATAAAAAGTTGCCGAGCTGGCGTTTCCCCAGAATGTGGGGCGGGGTCTGCCCGCCGGGGCGGGCGCTGCCCTGCTTAGTGACTGGCCGTCcactctggggggggggggcgcagctGGTATATCGAGCCCCTTTGGAATCAAGGCTGGGTGCGCATTTACGAGCCAGGTGACCCTCCCCCGAGTCAACTCAAACTCTGTaattctcagtttcctaattgaGAAACGGTCACGTTACTTGCACTCACGGTAAAGGAAACGCTTCTTAAAGCGCTTCGAACGTATGGGGAAAGCGACGGATGCTGGAACATCACCGGTGTTCAGAACGCAACCGGGCCCGCAAACCTTCAAAAGGCACAAGCGAACCCCCAGATGGGGAAGCTCAGCAAGGACCGGCAGAAGCGCTCCTGAGAGCAGCGCGCCCCCCGCTGGGCATCTCGCAAAGGCGGGCTGTGAGGGGAGGCAGCCTGGTCTGCCAGCCAGCTCTTGACATCGCCCTCCATCTCCTCTGGGCCGAGCCCCAGACAGAGGCCCCTCTGAACAACAGATGCTCCTCTGGAGGCTCCGCTGTCCCCGCGGCCGGGGCCGGGCCCGGGCCCCCAGAGGAGGCTCCGCTGTCCCCGCGGCCGGGCCCGGGCTCAGGCCCCCAGAGGAGGCTCCGCTGTCCCCGCGGCCGGGGCCGGGCCCCCAGAGGAGGCTCCGCTGTCCCCGCGGCCGGGCCCGGGTTTACCCTGGTAAATTTCCCGACGTTCCCAGAACTGCCCCCTGCTGGCCTCTCCTGGGGTGGCGCGGAGGGGCTTCTGGCCCACGGGGCAGCCCCTCATTTGACCCCCAGTCCCAGGGGTCTCCCCGCGCCAGGAGCGCCCCCGCCCCTCCAGACCTCCCTCCGTGCGCTTCCCcccggggcggggcggggagAGTTCCGGGGCCCCAGCGGAGGCGGCCTCCAAGCCTCTGGGAGACGGAGACCAGAAGCCCCGGCCGGCCTCGGGCCGccccgtcccccccccccccccccgccccccgcacCGCACTCACCGCGAAGGCGCCGACGGGGCAGAAGGCTCCAAGGCCGAGGCCGGCGCTGACTTCCCAGTTCCAAATTGGCGCTCGCGCCTGGCCCCGCCCCCGAGCGGATGGAAGCCCCCGCCAAGGGGAAAGCCGTCTTTTGCCCGCCTCGGCTACCGGTTCCGGCCAATGTACCCGCCTGGAAGGGCGGTCCCGGGGCGCAAGGCGTGTGCCCGCCGGCTTGCCCAGGAATGGGGAAACGGCCGCTTCCCGGCCGAGACAGCAGGGCGGGGGGCAGCGGCGGGCGCGGGGAGGGCCTCCCGCCCTCCTTCCGGGACCGGCGGCTTTTCCCCTGCGGCGCCGGTTTTGGCGGGTTCCGCGGGCAGCCCGAGCCGCGGGCTCCCGTGGGGGCCGAGGCCAGGACGCCCGCGTTGCTTGGGGGAACTGAGCCTCCGGTCGCTAAGTCCCTCCGCCATCCCCCCGCGCTGCGGCACCTCGGCAGGTAGGGGGCTGAGGGGTGCTGCCCTCCCCAGGCGGGGAACGGGGGGCTGGGAGACGGGTGGAGACCGCGGGAGAGTTCGTGGGGGGCCAGGGCCACCCGCGGAGGGGAGGCGAGGGGAGTCTGAGGGGGGAGGCGGCGTCCTCCGTCCTTGCTGTGAGCACTTAAGGGGCGCCTACTGTATACCAGCAAAAGCTCCAGGCAGCGTCTGCTCCGAACCCTGACTTAGAATcctgagggggggagggggaggaacaggaaggagggagggagagacggGAGGGGGAGGATGGGGGCCCCTGAGCCCTCTGGGGGCCGGGCGGTGAGGAGGAGGCCCTTGGGGGAAGGGTGCGCATGACCGCTAAGCGGGCACCAGGAGCTCCCCTGAGGGGGGCACGTGCCCGCCGCACCCAGCAGAGGGCGCCGTGCAGGAGGGGCACGGATGCCCGCTGGGCCGGAGGCCGCAGACCCCCCCCGCGGCCCTCCACCAGGGGCTGGCGCCGCCCTGCGGGCGGAGGAGCAGGCCCCAAAGGGCCCCCTGCCGGCCCCTCGGTGCAGAGCCCCGCGGAACGGCCGCTGGGGGCGCCTgagggggggcgggggcgggcgTGGGCGTGAGGTCCCTGCGGACCCGGAGCCGCCGCCGCCGTACGGCAGGTGGCGCATTGGCGCGCGCTGGCGCAGCTTCTGGGCGCACGTCATCCGTCTGTCAGAAACGGAGAAAATCGGGGCTGCGGCGAGCTGGGTTTTGGGGCGCGGCCAGAAGCCCGGGTCCGAGCACAGACTCGCGGTGGCGGCGGCGGGAGAGGATAAGGTGGGAACAGACGGGCGGCCGAGGGGAGCGGGCGGGTGGAGAGGGGGCGTCCCCGGGCGGGGGCGAGAAGGGCGGGTGAGGAGCGGCGCTAAAGGGGGGGGTCGTCACCGGCTGGGGGCCGGGAGACCCAGACGCGAGAACGAGGGCCGGGAGCGGGATTTGTCAGGAAGGGAAAAGGGCGAGGAAGCCCTGACTCCGGGCAAAGGGGCATCGGTCCGGAGAGGCCTCACGCTGCGGGGCTGTTGGAGGTGCGGGTCTGCGGGGGTGCGCGGGGGCGCTGGTCCGCGGGCGCGGCTGCAGGTCTGTGTGCGCGGGGGCGCGCTGGTTCGGGCGCGTGGCTGCGGGTCTGTGGGCGCGGGGGCGCGCTGGTTCGGGCGCCACTGCGGGTCTGTGTGCGCGTGCTGGGGCATATGTGCGTGGAGGCGCGCTGGTTCGTGGGCGCCGGTGCAGGTCTGTGTGCGCGGGGGCGCGCTGGTTCGTGGGCGTGGCTGCGGGTCTGTGCGCGGGGGCGCGCTGGTACGTGGGCGTGGCTGCGGGTCTGTGGGCGCGTGCTGGGGCATATGTGCGCGGGGGCGCGCTGGTTCGTGGGCGCTGCTGTAGGTCTGTGTGCGCGGGGGCGCGCTGGTTCGCGCGCCACTGCGGGTCTGTGGGCGCGGGGGCGCGCTGGTTCGTGGGCGTGGCTGCGGGTCTGTGTGCGCGGGGGCGCGCTGGTTCGGGCGCCACTGCGGGTCTGTGGGCGCGGGGGCGCGCTGGTCTGCGGGCGCCGCTGCGGGTCTATGTGGGGGCGCGCTGGTCCGCGGCTGCAGGTCTGTGTGCGCGGGGGCGCGCTGGTTCGTGGGCGGACTGCGGGTCTGTGGGCGCGTGCTGGGGCGCGCTGGTGCGGGCGCCACTGCGGGTCTGTGGCGGGGGGCGTGCATATGTGCGCAGAGGTGCGCTGGTTCGCCGGCACGGCTGCGGGTCTGTGTGCGGGGGCGGCGCTGGTGCGGGCGCGGCTGTGGGTCTATGTGGGGGCGCTGGTCGCGGAAGCGACTGCGGGTCTTTGTGCGCGGGGGAGGGGCGCTGGTTCAGCGCGGCTGGGGTCATGCGGGGGGGCGCCCTGGTTCGCGGATGCGACTGCGGGTCTTGTGCGGGGGGGGGGCGCTGGTCCGCCAGCGCGTGGGGTCCATGCGGGGGGCCTGTTCGCGGAGCGACCGCGGGTCTTGTGCGGGGGAGGGGGCTGGTTTCGCCAGCGGCTGCGGTCTATGTGGGGCGCTGGTTCGCGGGCGTGGCTGCGGGTCTGTGTGCGCGGAGGAGGGGGCGCTGGTTCCGGCGCGGCTGCGGGTCTGTGGCGGGGGTGGGGCGGCGTGGTCCGGCGCGGCTGCGGGTCTATGCGGGGCGCTGGTCTGCGGGCGTGGCTGGGGTCTGTGCGGGGGAGGGGGCGCTGGTTCGCGGGCGCGACTGCGGGTCTTTGTGCACGCTCACGTCCATGCCTGAGCTGCGGGAAGGCAgggaaggggcgggggggggggggaaagaaaccCGCCCGCGGAGACCAGCATAACTAAGGAGAGCACGGAGGTGGGCGTCGGGAACGCGGTGTCCTCTCTGGGGATGCTCTGGCACGGAAATTCATGACACGTTCTGAACCCTTCCCGATAAGCTGCCGGCCCCGGGACGgtgctttgttttccttttctgtctttttctattcagTTAGAAGGTCACGCTTGTGATTGGCTTGTTCCTTCTCTGCCCGAACCAGGCAGTGGCGAGGCGGCAGAGCTGCCAGCTTCTCAGTGATTTGAGTTTCCTACATCTAGAAACATCTTTTTTGTTAACCTGCGTCACGGGGCAGTTAGAGGCAGTAACGTGGAGGTTTTTCCTTTGTGGGGTCCAGATGGGAGGGGAAGAGTCAATGCCCTTAAAAAGCAGCCTGGACTGGCCCTCCGGGCGCGGGGGGTGGTCATTCACAGAGGGGCTCACCCTGCACGCCTTCCCCGGGCAGGGCGCTGGATTCCTCCTGGGCCTCTGGTTGGCAGGGCCCAGATCGATCAGACGGGCTCCCGATCTGCATAAAGCCCCAGGGCTGGGGGAAAGCTCTGGTCCGCGGCTCCCCAGGAACTGTCGGGGGTGAGATGAGAGCCTTGGGTTGGAGTTTGTAGTCACGGCCCGACCTGGTTATCAGCGAAGCGGAATTAAAGGGACTTACGTTGTGCTGCGAGGAGCCTCCTGGGATCTCTCCTGGGCTCTGAAAACAGGCCTGTGAGAGGGGAGACGGCCCCCTCCCCCACGTGGCGGGGACATTGGATGTCatgttttatgtttttcattttttcctttgaggcagttggttaagtgacttgcacagggtcccacagccaggaagtgtctgagaccagatttgaaatctgcTCCTCTTGattgcagggctggtgctctaaccactgcgccACCCACCTGCCCCTGTGTCTGCTCCGATAGTGATTCGTTGAGGACACAGTGTCTCTAAGTGAATCAGAGCAGGGAATGAGGAAAATTAACGATTTGTGGGTCATGTAGTCACCAGCACCAGTCCACGAGCCATCCCTCCTTCTGGAGGCCAGGCGGTGTCTGCAGGCAGGATTGAGCCCCCCATGGTCATTCCCAGCCCCAGGGTGTCTGCTCCTTGGCAGCTTGGCTCAGCCCCTCCCAAGGGGGTCCCCTCTGGTCTCCCGCTGTctaggccaggggtcctcaaactacggcccacgggccagatgcggcatcTGAGGAcgcttatccccctcccccagggccatgaagtttctttacttaaaggcccagaaagtttttgttttcactatagtcCAGGCCcgcaacagtctgagggacagtgaa harbors:
- the LOC116420941 gene encoding uncharacterized protein LOC116420941 — translated: MDPTRWRTSAPPPHKTRSRIREPGRPPTHSRARTSAAPAHRPAAVPANQRTSAHICTPPATDPQWRPHQRAPARAHRPAVRPRTSAPPRTQTCSRGPARPHIDPQRRPQTSAPPRPQTRSGARTSAPPRTQTRSHAHEPARPRAHRPAVAREPARPRAHRPTAAPTNQRAPAHICPSTRPQTRSHAHVPARPRAQTRSHAHEPARPRAHRPAPAPTNQRASTHICPSTRTQTRSGARTSAPPRPQTRSHAPEPARPRAHRPAAAPADQRPRAPPQTRTSNSPAA